A genome region from Pseudanabaena sp. Chao 1811 includes the following:
- a CDS encoding peptide ligase PGM1-related protein, whose protein sequence is MNKYGFISQESPVRFRDLQTQLRDRWLNIEEFDHSDYDILVVPSLTLDPSELKKVEGSHHYEERLLFSLIRLRNPRNRLVYITSQPLAPIIIDYYLQLLPGIPFSHARERLVTLTTYDAAEKPLTQKILERPRLIERIRQSLRIDKAYMICFNSTPLERELSIQLDIPLWAVDPDLLHLGTKSGSRQVFAETGIPHPDGSQLVWTSQDLAIAAAKLWERQPHLQRMVVKLNEGFSGEGNAVLCLEELTEKLHPIGQVSLADRIAAILESFATMRFQSNHETWANYARQIPELGAIVEAFIEGEEKRSPSVQGRIAPTGEIEILSTHDQILGGLDGQVYLGCSFPADAAYRLQLQEIGLAIGQNLAKKGVLERYGVDFVAVKQPNGTWNLQAIEINLRKGGTTHPFMTLRFLTNGKFQLEDGKFYSRQGQEKYYVATDNLQKPQYKGLLPHDLMDIIAYHRLHFDSSTETGTVFHLMSCLSEFGKLGLTSIGNSPAEAQAIYEQVEQVLDRETRV, encoded by the coding sequence ATGAATAAATATGGCTTCATTTCGCAGGAATCGCCAGTTAGATTTCGGGATTTGCAAACACAACTACGCGATCGCTGGCTGAATATCGAAGAATTTGATCATAGTGATTACGATATTCTCGTAGTTCCTTCCTTAACCCTCGATCCCTCGGAACTCAAAAAAGTTGAAGGTAGCCACCATTATGAAGAGCGCTTACTTTTTTCACTAATCCGTCTTCGCAATCCTCGCAACCGTCTTGTTTATATCACTTCCCAACCGCTAGCACCGATCATCATTGATTACTATCTGCAATTATTACCGGGGATTCCCTTCTCCCATGCCAGAGAACGCTTAGTCACCCTCACTACCTATGATGCCGCCGAAAAGCCACTCACTCAAAAGATTCTCGAACGTCCGCGTTTAATTGAGCGAATTCGTCAATCCTTACGCATCGATAAAGCTTATATGATTTGCTTTAACTCCACTCCTTTAGAGCGTGAGTTATCGATCCAGTTAGATATTCCTCTATGGGCTGTCGATCCCGATTTATTACATTTAGGAACCAAAAGCGGTAGCCGACAAGTATTTGCGGAAACAGGAATTCCTCACCCTGATGGTAGTCAACTCGTATGGACATCTCAGGATTTAGCGATCGCGGCTGCCAAACTGTGGGAAAGACAGCCCCATCTGCAACGAATGGTTGTCAAGCTCAATGAAGGATTTTCGGGGGAGGGCAATGCGGTTTTATGTTTAGAGGAACTCACAGAAAAATTGCATCCCATTGGGCAAGTAAGTCTCGCTGATCGCATTGCCGCGATTTTGGAAAGTTTTGCCACCATGCGCTTTCAGTCGAACCACGAAACATGGGCAAACTATGCCAGACAGATTCCTGAACTAGGAGCAATCGTCGAGGCATTTATTGAAGGGGAAGAAAAGCGATCGCCCAGTGTCCAAGGTCGCATTGCACCAACGGGCGAGATCGAAATCCTCTCCACCCACGATCAAATTTTGGGAGGGCTTGATGGTCAAGTATATCTAGGTTGTAGTTTTCCTGCGGATGCTGCCTATCGCCTTCAGCTACAAGAAATCGGTTTAGCGATCGGTCAGAATCTTGCCAAGAAAGGAGTATTAGAACGCTATGGGGTAGATTTTGTGGCAGTGAAACAACCAAATGGGACTTGGAATTTACAAGCGATCGAGATTAATCTTCGTAAAGGGGGAACGACCCATCCCTTTATGACTTTACGCTTTTTGACTAATGGCAAATTCCAACTTGAAGATGGCAAATTTTACAGTCGTCAAGGCCAAGAAAAATATTATGTAGCAACGGATAACTTGCAAAAGCCTCAATACAAAGGACTTTTACCCCATGATTTGATGGATATCATCGCCTATCATCGTCTCCATTTCGATAGCAGTACCGAAACAGGAACTGTATTCCATCTCATGAGTTGCCTATCCGAATTTGGCAAATTAGGATTAACGAGTATCGGCAATAGTCCCGCAGAAGCGCAGGCTATCTATGAACAGGTAGAACAAGTTCTCGATCGCGAAACAAGAGTTTAA
- a CDS encoding response regulator transcription factor, whose product MKIRILLVDDHSFIRRALRISLGDESTLEIVGEAENGQVAIAQVETLKPDVVLMDIQMPLMDGVEATKQIGERFPDTKVLILTVDETEEYISQALKYGASGYILKNTPPEELSFAIQAVYRGYMHLDLNLGRKVIARIPETSEVSTTDWDKLTPREQQIVKLVATGANNEEIANQLYISTRTVKNHITNILSQLNLRNRTQIAILVNSILNYS is encoded by the coding sequence ATGAAAATTCGTATTTTACTTGTTGACGATCATTCCTTTATCCGTCGCGCCCTGAGGATTTCCCTCGGTGATGAATCAACTCTAGAAATTGTGGGAGAGGCGGAAAATGGGCAGGTAGCGATCGCGCAAGTGGAGACTCTCAAGCCCGATGTCGTGCTGATGGATATCCAAATGCCACTGATGGATGGAGTGGAGGCAACTAAGCAAATTGGGGAGCGTTTTCCAGATACGAAAGTATTGATTCTCACCGTGGATGAGACCGAAGAATATATCTCGCAAGCTCTGAAATATGGCGCATCTGGCTATATTTTAAAGAATACCCCACCAGAGGAATTATCCTTTGCAATTCAAGCTGTATATCGTGGCTATATGCACTTAGATTTGAACTTAGGGAGAAAGGTGATTGCACGAATTCCAGAAACCTCGGAGGTTTCTACAACTGATTGGGATAAGCTCACCCCCAGAGAGCAACAAATCGTCAAATTAGTTGCTACGGGAGCAAATAATGAGGAAATTGCTAATCAACTTTATATATCGACAAGAACTGTAAAGAATCATATTACAAATATTTTAAGTCAATTAAATTTGCGAAATAGAACCCAAATCGCGATCTTGGTCAATTCCATTCTTAACTATTCGTAA
- a CDS encoding response regulator — translation MSKILVVEDSKTQRELIANLLKNNQFEVMTAKNGVEALSQAEVQHPDLAILDIVMPEMNGYELCRKLRDNPETWNINIIICSTKSTSVDRHWGFRQGANAYISKPFVPEDLVDTVKELLKIA, via the coding sequence ATGTCCAAAATTCTTGTTGTTGAAGATAGTAAAACTCAAAGAGAATTAATTGCAAATCTGCTTAAAAACAATCAATTTGAAGTGATGACAGCTAAAAATGGGGTTGAGGCTCTTTCTCAAGCGGAAGTGCAACATCCTGATCTGGCAATTTTGGATATTGTGATGCCTGAAATGAATGGCTATGAGCTTTGTCGCAAACTCAGAGATAATCCTGAAACTTGGAATATCAACATCATTATATGTTCGACGAAATCCACAAGTGTCGATCGCCATTGGGGATTTCGCCAAGGGGCAAACGCCTATATCAGTAAGCCTTTTGTGCCAGAAGATTTAGTTGACACGGTAAAAGAGTTGCTAAAAATAGCATAG
- a CDS encoding glutamate-5-semialdehyde dehydrogenase: MSCPQNSNLRKVIENQVSGNVSTNLAENLAASIQRTRTAAIALAKLPTASKNAALEAIAIALEQNAETILAANQKDVIAANAAQLPSALIARLKLDTNKLKSMVAGVRDVIRLADPIGDRQIHRELDAGLVLERRSCPLGVIGVIFEARPDAVTQIAALGIKSGNGVILKGGSEAVNSCEAIAAVMREALEKLYAATQGVSPNVVQLLTTRAETLAILKMDKLIDLIIPRGSNQFVRYIQDNTNIPVLGHADGICHLYVDATADVHKAVAIAVDSKTQYPAACNAIETLLVHRAIASQYLPLALEALQKHNVKLLGCDRTQQIIDVQPAKDSDWSTEYSDLILSIKIVDSLEEAIAHITTYGSKHTEAIVTEDQANVDIFTSDVDAAGVYHNCSTRFADGFRYGFGAEVGISTHKMPPRGPVGLEGLVTYKYRLVGNGHIVSDYAGTNAKVFTHRDL; encoded by the coding sequence ATGTCTTGCCCCCAAAATAGCAATCTACGAAAAGTGATAGAGAATCAAGTGTCTGGGAACGTATCTACAAATTTGGCAGAAAACCTAGCTGCATCGATCCAACGTACTCGCACCGCCGCGATCGCCCTAGCAAAATTGCCAACTGCCTCCAAAAATGCTGCCCTAGAAGCGATCGCGATCGCCCTAGAGCAAAATGCAGAAACAATTTTGGCAGCCAATCAAAAGGATGTCATTGCCGCGAATGCAGCCCAGTTACCCAGCGCCTTGATCGCTCGTCTCAAGCTTGATACCAATAAGCTCAAAAGTATGGTTGCAGGTGTGCGCGATGTCATTCGCCTTGCTGATCCCATTGGCGATCGCCAGATTCATCGCGAGTTAGATGCTGGATTAGTTTTGGAACGTCGATCCTGCCCCTTGGGTGTAATTGGAGTCATTTTTGAAGCACGTCCCGATGCCGTGACACAAATTGCTGCTCTGGGGATTAAATCGGGCAATGGGGTCATTCTTAAAGGTGGCAGTGAAGCTGTAAATTCCTGTGAAGCGATCGCGGCGGTGATGCGTGAGGCACTAGAGAAACTATATGCTGCAACTCAAGGGGTATCGCCTAATGTGGTGCAGCTATTAACCACCCGTGCGGAAACTCTGGCGATTCTGAAAATGGATAAATTAATCGATCTGATTATTCCTAGAGGTTCTAATCAGTTTGTGCGTTATATCCAAGACAATACGAATATTCCCGTTCTCGGTCATGCCGATGGGATTTGTCATTTGTATGTCGATGCTACTGCCGATGTCCACAAAGCCGTAGCGATCGCTGTAGATAGCAAAACCCAATATCCTGCGGCTTGTAATGCGATCGAGACTTTATTGGTACATAGGGCGATCGCTTCTCAATATTTACCTTTAGCTTTAGAAGCTTTGCAGAAACACAATGTGAAATTACTCGGATGCGATCGCACTCAGCAAATTATTGATGTGCAACCTGCAAAGGATTCTGACTGGTCAACGGAATATTCGGATTTGATTCTCTCGATTAAAATTGTCGATTCTTTAGAAGAAGCGATCGCTCACATTACTACCTACGGCTCTAAACACACTGAGGCGATCGTTACCGAAGATCAAGCCAATGTCGATATCTTTACCAGTGATGTTGATGCTGCGGGTGTGTATCACAACTGCTCTACCCGATTTGCCGATGGGTTCCGTTATGGCTTCGGCGCAGAGGTAGGCATCAGCACCCATAAAATGCCTCCAAGGGGGCCTGTGGGATTAGAAGGCTTGGTCACTTACAAATATCGCCTTGTGGGGAATGGGCATATCGTCTCTGACTATGCAGGGACAAATGCCAAAGTATTCACTCATAGGGATTTATAA
- a CDS encoding transposase has protein sequence MKTNMLDLYSDYLISSFGATTATGLAKLLKGDINHDEVTQWLAHKERTSAEFWVKVKPYVRKIESEEGVLIIDDSIEEKPYTDENAQICWHYDHSKDRQVKGLNFLTSLYSNQDIAIPVGYQLISKTEYYVNKKTGKPSRRSEKGKNEYFRELVAQAVLNQIQFCYVLNDSWFASAENMRFIQGEQNKDFIMPLKGNRKIALSKQDKAQGKYVQLEAVNLEDNIKKEIYLEGVKFPLARLSSKMCKV, from the coding sequence ATGAAGACGAACATGTTAGATCTTTATAGTGACTATCTAATTAGTTCTTTTGGAGCAACAACTGCAACAGGATTAGCCAAACTATTGAAGGGAGACATAAATCATGACGAAGTGACGCAATGGCTGGCGCACAAAGAAAGAACATCAGCCGAATTTTGGGTAAAAGTAAAACCGTATGTACGGAAAATTGAAAGTGAAGAAGGAGTCCTAATCATAGATGACAGTATCGAGGAGAAACCCTATACAGACGAAAATGCTCAAATCTGTTGGCACTATGACCACAGTAAAGATCGGCAAGTAAAAGGGCTCAACTTTTTGACAAGCCTGTATAGCAATCAAGATATAGCAATACCAGTGGGGTATCAGCTAATTAGCAAGACCGAATATTATGTGAACAAAAAGACAGGAAAACCAAGCCGTAGGAGTGAGAAAGGGAAAAATGAATATTTTCGAGAATTAGTTGCCCAAGCGGTGCTAAATCAAATCCAGTTTTGTTATGTCCTCAATGATAGTTGGTTTGCTTCAGCCGAAAATATGAGATTCATCCAAGGAGAGCAAAACAAAGACTTCATCATGCCCTTGAAAGGTAATCGGAAGATAGCATTGAGCAAACAAGACAAAGCCCAAGGCAAGTATGTGCAATTAGAAGCAGTGAATTTAGAGGACAATATCAAGAAAGAGATTTATCTTGAAGGAGTTAAATTTCCCTTAGCGAGACTGTCAAGTAAAATGTGTAAAGTCTAG
- a CDS encoding IS256 family transposase — translation MNIRKELLDELLQECKTPPDLFGEGGILKQLTTALVERALEAELSTHLGYGKHEPRPEGQTNSRNGYSQKKVQGDFGVAEIAVPRDRQGEFEPQMVKKGQSRLSGLDEKIIALYARGMSVRDIQAQLQEMYGVEVSPTLISNVTDAVIDEVKQWQNRPLEAVYPIVFLDCLVIKVRDNGRVINKSLYFALGVNMDGYKELLGMWISPNEGAKFWLSVLTEIHNCGVKDILIACVDGLTGFPNAIETVFPKTQVQLCIVHMVRNSVAFVPWQQRKQVCADLKAIYSAATESEAEFNLELFAEKWDKQYPSISKSWRSHWANIIPFFAFPTEIRRAIYTTNAIESMNSSLRKVIKSQQIFPSDDAAFKLVYLAMRNISKKWTMPIRDWKPALNRFAILFEDRLHV, via the coding sequence ATGAATATACGCAAAGAATTGCTCGACGAATTGCTGCAAGAATGTAAAACACCACCTGACCTATTCGGAGAAGGAGGCATTCTGAAACAACTGACAACCGCGTTGGTGGAGAGAGCCTTGGAAGCAGAACTATCAACCCATCTGGGATACGGTAAGCACGAACCAAGACCAGAAGGACAAACCAACAGTCGCAATGGCTATAGCCAGAAAAAAGTGCAAGGTGACTTTGGCGTAGCCGAAATCGCAGTCCCCCGAGATCGGCAAGGGGAGTTTGAACCGCAGATGGTGAAGAAAGGACAAAGTCGCTTGTCAGGACTAGATGAAAAGATCATTGCTCTCTACGCACGAGGTATGAGTGTCAGGGATATTCAAGCCCAGTTGCAAGAAATGTATGGTGTTGAAGTATCACCAACACTTATTTCCAATGTTACAGATGCAGTAATTGACGAGGTGAAGCAATGGCAAAACCGTCCCCTTGAAGCAGTCTATCCAATCGTCTTTCTGGACTGTCTAGTCATCAAAGTCCGAGACAATGGCAGAGTGATTAACAAATCCTTGTACTTTGCCTTGGGCGTGAATATGGACGGGTACAAGGAATTACTGGGTATGTGGATTTCTCCGAATGAAGGTGCGAAATTCTGGTTGTCAGTACTCACCGAAATTCACAACTGTGGGGTCAAAGATATTTTGATTGCCTGTGTCGATGGCTTGACTGGTTTCCCTAATGCGATTGAGACGGTATTTCCTAAAACTCAGGTGCAGTTATGCATTGTCCACATGGTCAGAAACTCGGTCGCTTTTGTACCTTGGCAACAACGCAAGCAAGTTTGTGCTGACCTCAAGGCTATTTATAGCGCGGCGACGGAATCGGAGGCTGAGTTTAATCTCGAACTCTTTGCTGAAAAGTGGGACAAGCAATATCCATCAATCTCCAAGTCTTGGCGCAGTCATTGGGCAAACATTATCCCCTTCTTTGCTTTCCCGACCGAGATTCGCAGGGCGATTTATACCACCAATGCGATTGAGTCGATGAACAGTAGTTTGCGGAAGGTGATTAAATCCCAACAGATTTTTCCCTCTGATGATGCTGCTTTCAAGCTCGTTTATTTAGCAATGCGGAATATCTCGAAGAAGTGGACGATGCCGATTCGTGATTGGAAACCTGCTCTTAATCGCTTTGCCATCCTCTTCGAGGATCGTCTCCACGTCTAG
- a CDS encoding transposase, giving the protein MITVIGQDNSSTHTSKAVQLKIPEWERKGLFLFQLPTYCSEMNPIELEWLHLKRDHLSGQMFDSEDYLLWGIEDTLFSRYDSLGFDTSYFEFS; this is encoded by the coding sequence GTGATTACTGTCATTGGTCAAGACAATAGCTCTACCCATACCTCTAAGGCGGTACAACTCAAAATTCCTGAGTGGGAACGTAAAGGCTTATTTTTATTTCAATTGCCTACCTATTGCTCTGAGATGAATCCCATTGAATTGGAGTGGTTGCATTTAAAGCGTGACCATCTTTCTGGACAAATGTTTGACTCTGAGGATTATTTATTGTGGGGTATCGAAGATACTCTTTTTTCCCGTTACGATTCTCTTGGCTTTGATACTTCTTATTTTGAGTTTTCGTAA
- the tnpC gene encoding IS66 family transposase: MKELPNLKELTDEAKEALIVKLWEELQKLQKQLEKKPKKTAKNSSLPPAKGFKAEINNPEEIEGKRAGSIGRDGGGRQLSENPDQTIKATVKSCTECGKEISESIQVLLERYDKIDIPPIKPIVTRIERYGCKCEHCGQEQIAAVPVGLEVGSPFGDRIAALVTTMRYSHGISYGRMQQMLSEVFGLKISEGAISNLLTRVKGQLESEVSGIIQALRTSRLVCSDETSARVNGKNQWEWVFQNEQVCFHIIRPSRGGDVITEVMAEHQPEVWVSDLFSAQKTNPATAWQVCLAHQLRDCQYGIDAGDHIFSGRMKKLLLRALVLRRRWSDLADSTRYQYRCRLFRDLDSILSLLPTQEDGLRLQKRYLELRENLFLFLDDPTIPPTNNSSEQALRWSLIFRKVTNGFRSDWGRDLFAAVRSIVNTGKRQGFSAFESILIALNPLKSLLALG; encoded by the coding sequence ATGAAGGAACTACCCAACCTAAAAGAACTAACAGACGAGGCAAAAGAAGCTTTGATAGTGAAGTTATGGGAAGAACTACAAAAACTACAGAAACAGCTAGAAAAGAAACCAAAGAAGACCGCAAAGAACTCAAGTTTGCCACCAGCCAAAGGATTTAAAGCCGAAATCAATAATCCAGAAGAAATAGAAGGCAAACGAGCAGGAAGCATAGGTAGAGACGGAGGAGGTCGTCAACTGAGTGAAAATCCAGACCAAACAATCAAAGCAACCGTGAAAAGTTGTACAGAATGCGGGAAAGAGATTAGCGAGTCAATACAAGTATTACTGGAAAGATACGACAAGATCGACATACCACCAATCAAGCCAATCGTGACTAGAATCGAAAGGTATGGATGCAAGTGTGAGCATTGCGGACAGGAACAAATCGCAGCAGTACCCGTAGGTCTTGAAGTAGGAAGTCCCTTTGGAGATCGAATCGCCGCGCTAGTGACAACGATGAGATACAGTCACGGGATAAGCTATGGAAGAATGCAGCAAATGCTGAGCGAAGTATTTGGGTTAAAAATATCGGAAGGAGCAATCTCCAACCTCTTAACAAGAGTAAAAGGACAACTAGAATCTGAAGTATCAGGAATAATCCAAGCTCTGAGGACATCTCGATTAGTATGCAGTGATGAAACCAGTGCAAGGGTTAATGGCAAAAATCAATGGGAATGGGTATTCCAGAATGAGCAAGTATGTTTTCATATCATCCGACCTTCTAGAGGTGGAGATGTCATCACCGAAGTAATGGCAGAGCATCAACCAGAGGTATGGGTATCAGATTTGTTTAGCGCCCAAAAGACCAATCCAGCGACAGCATGGCAAGTTTGTCTTGCCCATCAACTCAGAGATTGTCAGTATGGAATTGATGCAGGAGACCATATTTTCTCTGGCAGGATGAAAAAACTGCTGCTACGAGCTTTGGTGCTGCGAAGGCGATGGTCGGATTTAGCTGACTCTACCCGTTACCAATACCGATGTCGATTGTTTCGAGATCTCGACAGTATTCTCTCTCTGTTACCCACTCAAGAAGATGGACTGAGATTACAGAAACGTTATCTGGAGTTACGAGAAAACTTATTTCTGTTTTTGGATGACCCCACGATCCCACCGACTAATAACTCTAGCGAACAGGCTTTGCGTTGGAGTCTCATTTTTAGAAAAGTTACGAATGGGTTTCGCTCTGATTGGGGACGTGACTTATTTGCGGCTGTTCGCTCGATTGTCAATACTGGAAAAAGACAAGGCTTCTCTGCTTTTGAGTCGATTCTTATCGCTTTGAATCCTCTCAAATCATTGCTTGCTTTAGGTTGA
- a CDS encoding DUF29 domain-containing protein, which translates to MMSTLLYDSDFYRWTVEQVERLRLGKWDGLDIENLAEEIEALGSQKRSELENSLAILLGHLIKWDLQPRLRGKSWRLTIKEQRIQIKKLIRKNPSLKSYLSEAITDGFELALVLAEKETRLKPKDLPKECPYSIEQIFDENFPIGIQNV; encoded by the coding sequence ATGATGTCAACACTACTATATGATTCGGACTTTTATCGTTGGACGGTTGAGCAGGTTGAGCGTTTACGTTTAGGGAAATGGGATGGCTTAGATATAGAAAATTTAGCTGAGGAAATTGAAGCTTTGGGGAGCCAAAAAAGGTCTGAGTTGGAAAATAGTTTAGCAATTTTGTTGGGGCATTTGATTAAGTGGGATTTGCAGCCGAGGTTGCGCGGTAAAAGTTGGCGACTGACCATCAAAGAGCAAAGAATTCAAATAAAAAAACTAATCCGAAAAAATCCTAGCCTAAAGTCCTATCTATCGGAAGCGATCACTGATGGCTTTGAGTTAGCTTTAGTTCTTGCAGAAAAAGAAACTCGTCTTAAACCCAAGGATTTACCAAAAGAATGTCCTTATTCTATTGAACAAATTTTTGATGAGAACTTTCCTATTGGCATCCAAAATGTTTAA
- a CDS encoding nucleotidyltransferase domain-containing protein produces the protein MLTNTLNISDRLQILLQELKSQLQELYGDRLFSVLLYGSVPRGEATADSDIDVLVVLKEQVLPVQEVRRMADIRLYFLLEVAGRN, from the coding sequence ATGCTCACTAACACTCTAAACATTAGCGATCGCTTACAGATTCTTTTGCAAGAACTAAAATCACAATTGCAAGAGCTTTATGGCGATCGCCTATTTTCAGTGTTGCTATATGGATCTGTCCCTAGAGGCGAAGCAACTGCTGATTCAGATATTGATGTGTTAGTAGTTCTAAAAGAGCAAGTGTTGCCAGTTCAAGAGGTTCGGCGGATGGCAGATATTCGCTTATATTTTTTGTTAGAAGTAGCTGGGCGCAATTAA
- the metK gene encoding methionine adenosyltransferase — MASRFLFTSESVTEGHPDKICDQISDTILDTLLAQDPRSRVAAEVVVNTGLVLITGEITTKAHVNYVDIARKKIAEIGYTNADNGFSANSCAVIVALDEQSPDIAQGVNVALEARTGEEEDAALEAVGAGDQGIMFGFACDETPEFMPMPIAIAHRLARQLSVVRKNGTLPYLRPDGKTQVTVVYEGDKPVAIDTILISTQHDAVIDGITDEAKVQEKIKADLWTHVVLPSFADTSVKPNDQTRYLVNPTGKFVIGGPQGDSGLTGRKIIVDTYGGYARHGGGAFSGKDPTKVDRSAAYAARHAAKNIVAAGLASKCELQISYAIGVARPTSMHIDTFGTGKVDEETLLRLVKDNFDLRPAAIIKNFDLQNLPSTRGGRFYQNVAAYGHLGRNDLDLPWERLDKVEILKKNA; from the coding sequence TTGGCTAGTCGCTTCTTATTTACATCTGAATCGGTTACGGAAGGACATCCTGATAAAATTTGCGATCAGATTTCCGATACGATTCTTGATACCTTGTTGGCTCAAGATCCGCGATCGCGTGTCGCTGCCGAGGTTGTAGTAAACACTGGTCTGGTCTTGATCACAGGGGAAATTACAACCAAAGCGCATGTCAATTACGTCGATATTGCCCGTAAAAAAATTGCTGAAATTGGTTATACCAATGCTGATAATGGTTTCTCGGCAAATAGCTGTGCGGTAATCGTCGCCCTTGATGAACAGTCTCCAGATATTGCTCAGGGCGTGAATGTTGCCCTCGAAGCCCGTACTGGTGAAGAAGAAGATGCTGCCCTCGAAGCAGTGGGTGCTGGTGACCAAGGGATTATGTTTGGGTTTGCCTGTGACGAAACACCTGAATTTATGCCCATGCCGATCGCGATCGCCCATCGCCTCGCCCGTCAGCTATCGGTTGTCCGAAAAAATGGCACATTACCTTATTTACGTCCCGATGGCAAAACCCAAGTTACTGTAGTTTACGAAGGTGATAAGCCCGTTGCGATCGACACCATCCTCATCTCGACCCAGCATGATGCAGTGATCGATGGCATTACTGACGAAGCCAAAGTACAGGAAAAAATCAAAGCTGATCTCTGGACTCATGTAGTCTTGCCTAGCTTTGCTGATACTTCTGTTAAGCCTAATGACCAAACTCGCTATCTGGTTAACCCCACAGGCAAATTTGTAATTGGGGGACCTCAAGGTGATTCTGGTCTCACTGGACGCAAAATTATTGTCGATACCTACGGCGGCTATGCTCGTCATGGTGGTGGCGCTTTCTCTGGCAAAGATCCCACAAAGGTCGATCGCAGTGCTGCCTATGCGGCGCGTCATGCAGCGAAAAACATTGTGGCAGCAGGTTTGGCTAGCAAGTGCGAGTTACAAATCAGTTATGCGATCGGTGTGGCACGTCCTACCAGTATGCACATCGATACCTTTGGCACGGGCAAGGTGGATGAAGAAACCCTATTACGTCTAGTCAAAGACAATTTTGATTTGCGTCCTGCGGCAATCATCAAGAATTTTGATTTACAAAATCTACCTAGTACTAGAGGTGGTCGTTTCTATCAAAATGTCGCCGCCTATGGTCACTTAGGTCGTAACGATCTCGATCTTCCTTGGGAACGCTTAGACAAAGTAGAAATCTTGAAAAAGAACGCTTAA
- a CDS encoding T3SS (YopN, CesT) and YbjN peptide-binding chaperone 1 — MEANNLKFQTSAQEACYEKVVTWIQEIFGKYPCARQDFPGLGMFVGSALVEILVFPWDENDAVINTRSYVVVGAELKPELMRYLLEENAKMIFGAFGISPDNEILFEHSIVGSTCTMKELEASVKAVMEIADEYDDKIVDRWGGKRALDRIHAGTLSNNGWSLPTF, encoded by the coding sequence ATGGAGGCAAATAACTTGAAATTCCAAACTAGCGCTCAAGAAGCCTGCTATGAAAAAGTAGTAACGTGGATCCAAGAGATTTTTGGCAAATATCCCTGCGCTCGCCAAGATTTCCCCGGATTAGGAATGTTTGTTGGATCAGCCTTAGTAGAAATATTAGTTTTTCCTTGGGACGAAAATGACGCGGTAATTAATACGCGATCATATGTAGTGGTCGGAGCTGAATTAAAACCTGAACTGATGCGATATTTATTAGAAGAAAATGCCAAGATGATTTTTGGTGCTTTTGGAATTTCACCAGACAATGAAATTCTCTTTGAACATTCCATCGTTGGTTCAACTTGCACCATGAAAGAATTGGAAGCTTCGGTAAAGGCGGTGATGGAAATTGCTGATGAATATGACGATAAAATTGTCGATCGCTGGGGTGGTAAAAGAGCCTTAGATCGCATCCATGCAGGTACATTGTCTAATAACGGTTGGTCACTGCCCACATTTTGA